One region of Carya illinoinensis cultivar Pawnee chromosome 8, C.illinoinensisPawnee_v1, whole genome shotgun sequence genomic DNA includes:
- the LOC122318742 gene encoding uncharacterized protein LOC122318742: MGSEISEPTSPKVTCAGQIKVRSKTSACNSWQSVMEEVERIHINGKKKKRPSWVETLGLKKEIMQFLTCLRSIRFDCRCFGTFRKSDITTEDEDGEEDGEYRENHVGFDCSDGNEASRTAFSKWFVVLQENQNNMLCKEDDEKEIERPSDDECIAAPPPNALLLMRCRSAPAKGWLEEKEEERQDEDEDEDEKGTGKGERKAKSLKCSIEGEKRTNKENMVVMKYDSDFYQISSSDVAKETWITGGMRDQPFSRSRSWKR; the protein is encoded by the coding sequence ATGGGCTCGGAGATCTCGGAACCGACGTCCCCGAAAGTCACGTGCGCCGGGCAGATCAAGGTCAGGTCCAAGACCAGTGCATGCAATAGCTGGCAATCAGTCATGGAAGAAGTTGAAAGAATTCATATCaacggaaaaaagaaaaagagacccAGTTGGGTTGAAACGCTCGGGTTAAAGAAAGAGATAATGCAATTCTTGACGTGTTTACGAAGCATAAGATTTGATTGTCGGTGCTTTGGGACATTTCGTAAGTCAGATATAACTACTGAGGATGAAGACGGCGAAGAAGATGGTGAATATCGGGAAAATCACGTGGGCTTTGATTGTAGTGATGGCAATGAGGCTTCAAGAACTGCCTTCTCCAAATGGTTCGTGGTTCTACAGGAAAACCAGAATAATATGTTGTgcaaagaagatgatgaaaagGAGATAGAGAGACCATCTGATGATGAATGTATTGCTGCTCCTCCACCAAATGCTTTGTTGCTTATGCGCTGTAGATCTGCTCCTGCAAAAGGTTGGttggaagagaaagaagaagagaggcAAGACGAAGACGAAGACGAAGACGAAAAGGGTAcaggaaaaggagagagaaaagcaAAGAGTTTAAAGTGTTCAATAGAGGGAGAAAAGAGAACGAATAAAGAGAACATGGTTGTGATGAAATACGATTCTGATTTCTACCAAATCTCGTCGTCTGATGTAGCAAAGGAGACATGGATTACCGGTGGAATGAGAGATCAGCCATTTTCAAGGAGTCGAAGTTGGAAAAGATGA
- the LOC122274262 gene encoding uncharacterized protein LOC122274262 yields the protein MDSGDSGSMQYSSSGGDEEYDSRAESTPTFINPPGHYSSISNPQPLIFSQNQNHQFDLLDLSSNYHHAFSQSQVNSNPNSMLNLDAVPSRGLRSEANGTDIRNLPAAASSLSGQFHSQGSRPSSLQIRPVHDDGTARATAQPNVARNSKKRTRATRRAPTTVLTTDTSNFRAMVQEFTGIPSPPFSASPYSRRLDLFGSSSALRSSGNLEPVGVRYPLHPSPQKAHPSSSLLNNTLGDASTIASSTANNNFITVNNFHQIQSSLDPSRQPRNMRNVQPPILAFQSLPETSLHPSLNVSGFGAPSPGSVAIPFLEELGMSHGHLNVNLSGLPNHELAGSKNATDQDHLRSLDDSYGKSASVGGCKLSYSASPSSGFINHEKGFLNMSARDEGTVDSWICPSD from the coding sequence ATGGATTCTGGTGATAGTGGAAGTATGCAGTACTCTTCTAGTGGTGGTGACGAAGAGTACGATTCACGGGCGGAGTCAACCCCAACCTTCATAAATCCTCCTGGCCACTACAGTTCCATCTCAAACCCACAGCCATtgattttttctcaaaaccaaaaccaccaATTCGATTTGTTGGATCTTTCATCTAATTATCATCACGCTTTCTCCCAATCTCAAGTGAACTCAAACCCCAATTCTATGCTAAATCTGGATGCTGTTCCATCTAGAGGCCTAAGATCTGAAGCCAATGGCACAGACATTAGAAACCTACCAGCTGCAGCGTCATCACTATCAGGCCAATTCCATTCCCAGGGTTCACGCCCATCATCGCTGCAGATACGACCCGTTCATGACGATGGTACTGCACGAGCTACAGCACAACCCAACGTTGCCCGCAACTCCAAGAAGCGAACTAGAGCTACAAGGCGAGCTCCCACCACTGTTCTCACCACCGATACCTCGAATTTCAGGGCGATGGTGCAAGAATTCACTGGGATTCCCTCACCACCCTTTTCAGCCTCACCCTACTCTCGCCGACTTGATCTTTTTGGCAGTAGCTCGGCCTTGCGGTCCTCAGGTAATTTGGAACCGGTGGGAGTTCGTTACCCTTTGCACCCTTCTCCCCAAAAAGCGCACCCCTCTTCTTCTTTGTTGAACAACACACTGGGTGATGCTTCTACTATTGCTAGTAGTACTGCTAACAACAATTTTATCACCGTGAATAACTTCCATCAAATCCAATCTAGTCTAGACCCTTCAAGACAGCCTCGAAATATGCGGAACGTCCAACCCCCAATTCTCGCATTTCAGTCTCTACCAGAAACATCTCTTCATCCTTCACTTAATGTGTCCGGATTTGGTGCACCGTCTCCCGGAAGTGTGGCGATACCATTTCTTGAGGAATTGGGTATGAGCCATGGACATCTCAATGTAAACCTTAGTGGGCTTCCAAATCATGAATTAGCTGGATCGAAGAATGCCACTGATCAAGATCATTTGAGGTCTTTGGATGATAGTTACGGTAAATCGGCCAGTGTTGGTGGCTGCAAGTTGAGCTACTCGGCATCTCCATCGTCGGGTTTCATCAACCATGAGAAGGGTTTTCTGAATATGTCTGCAAGGGATGAAGGTACGGTTGATTCGTGGATTTGTCCTTCAGATTAA
- the LOC122317984 gene encoding TPR repeat-containing thioredoxin TTL1-like — MAEMTKCKVDGDHLGCGFIGGIFQRRSYWPRRTSVHSLPADTSNDLVNAKSTENSKRHRGSSGVSAPAASNFRRPAPKLNEQPLARNSISLHSRLPASHIQGQRLSDAPRNSTSSGSTSSGQRKMSRLPDTGDESKPKRAPPREGTELTRMATDSQRLSESKALVRATSSNVMLLGHLGNVRQTGPGKLVANNSPNATVKTTNYLSRNLQEKSSMPHPKNGVGKTGSNAIMGNIVRKNSDEYRQFRGPVNKLDPEAFKSLGNDAYKQGRFEQALALYERAIALDPNKSSYHCNKSAALIGLGRLAEAIFECQEAIRIEPSYHRAHHRIAKLYLRVGEAEKAMYHCKHSGAYADSEDIAQAQSLLKQLGRCTKARKLKEWNTLLKETQSAISSGADSAPQVYALQTEALLNLCRHEEAYATYQKAPNFNIDFCTRLSGPTGSAYIMMIEALVFLAAGRFEDAVAASQHAARLDPSDKEVNTVVIGARAAASARLSGNLLFKASKFSEACGVYSEGLENDPYNSVLLCNRAACRSKLGQFEKAIEDCTAALIVRPSYSKARLRRADCNSKLERWEAAVQDYEILIRETPGDEEVGRALFEAHVQLKKLRGEDIKDLKFGPNLIFITSRERFRHLITSPGMSVVLFCKKTTQKQVLQVLEQVCQKFPSINFLKVEIEDHPYLAKSERVRSVPAFKIYKNGTRVKEIPGNDRQVLETSVKLYST; from the exons ATGGCGGAAATGACAAAGTGCAAAGTAGATGGTGATCACTTGGGTTGTGGTTTTATAGGGGGAATCTTCCAACGCCGGAGCTACTGGCCGAGAAGAACTTCTGTGCATTCACTTCCGGCTGACACTAGCAATGATTTAGTAAATGCAAAGAGTACTGAAAATTCCAAGAGGCACAGAGGCAGCTCCGGTGTGTCTGCTCCCGCAGCATCCAATTTTCGTAGACCTGCACCAAAACTCAATGAACAACCCCTCGCAAGGAACTCTATCTCGCTTCATTCCAGGCTTCCAGCCTCTCACATTCAAGGTCAAAGACTTTCCGATGCTCCAAGAAACTCAACATCATCTGGCAGTACTAGTTCAGGCCAAAGAAAAATGTCTCGGCTCCCGGACACCGGAGATGAAAGTAAGCCCAAAAGAGCGCCCCCCAGAGAAGGTACAGAGCTGACTAGGATGGCAACTGATTCCCAGCGATTAAGTGAAAGCAAAGCCCTAGTTCGAGCCACATCAAGCAATGTAATGCTTTTAGGCCACCTCGGAAACGTGCGGCAGACAGGGCCAGGGAAATTAGTAGCAAATAACAGTCCCAATGCCACTGTTAAAACTACGAATTACCTTTCCAGAAATCTTCAAGAGAAAAGCTCCATGCCTCACCCCAAAAATGGCGTTGGGAAAACTGGCAGCAATGCTATTATGGGCAACATTGTCAGGAAGAATAGTGATGAATATAGACAGTTTCGAGGTCCAGTGAATAAATTAGATCCTGAGGCGTTCAAGTCTCTTGGAAATGATGCCTATAAGCAGGGAAGATTTGAACAGGCCTTAGCACTATATGAACGAGCCATAGCTCTCGATCCAAATAAATCCTCCTATCATTGCAATAAGAGTGCCGCTTTGATAGGTCTAGGCCGGCTTGCGGAGGCTATCTTTGAATGCCAAGAAGCTATTCGGATAGAACCTTCATATCACAGAGCTCATCATCGTATTGCAAAACTGTATCTCAG AGTGGGAGAAGCAGAGAAAGCAATGTATCACTGCAAACATTCTGGCGCCTATGCTGACTCGGAAGACATAGCCCAAGCTCAGTCTCTACTAAAACAACTCGGCCGGTGCACCAAGGCTCGGAAGCTAAAAGAGTGGAATACTCTGCTAAAGGAAACCCAGTCAGCAATATCTTCCGGTGCTGACTCAGCACCACag GTCTACGCTCTGCAAACCGAGGCCTTGCTGAACCTTTGTAGACATGAAGAAGCCTATGCTACCTACCAGAAGGCACCAAACTtcaatattgatttttgtaCAAGGCTGTCTGGCCCTACAGGTAGTGCTTACATAATGATGATTGAGGCACTGGTTTTCCTGGCAGCTGGCAG GTTTGAGGATGCAGTGGCAGCATCTCAACATGCAGCTAGACTTGACCCAAGCGACAAGGAGGTGAATACAGTGGTAATCGGCGCTAGAGCAGCTGCATCAGCTCGATTGAGTGGAAATCTGCTCTTCAAGGCATCAAAATTCTCTGAAGCGTGTGGGGTATACAGTGAAGGACTAGAAAATGATCCTTATAACTCAGTTCTGCTGTGCAACCGAGCAGCCTGTCGGTCAAAGCTGGGTCAATTTGAGAAAGCTATTGAAGACTGCACAGCAGCCCTGATCGTGCGGCCTTCTTACAGCAAGGCTAGGCTACGAAGGGCAGATTGTAATTCCAAG TTGGAAAGGTGGGAAGCTGCAGTTCAAGACTACGAGATTTTGATAAGAGAGACTCCCGGGGATGAGGAAGTGGGCAGGGCTTTGTTTGAGGCCCATGTCCAGCTTAAGAAGCTACGTGGTGAAGACATCAAGGACCTAAAATTTGGTCCAAATTTGATTTTCATCACTAGTCGTGAACGTTTTAGACACCTTATAACCTCACCCG GGATGTCCGTGGTGCTTTTTTGTAAGAAAACGACCCAAAAGCAAGTGTTGCAAGTCCTGGAGCAAGTTTGCCAGAAGTTTCCATCAATCAACTTCCTGAAG GTTGAGATCGAAGACCATCCCTACTTAGCGAAATCAGAGCGTGTGAGGTCCGTTCCGGCCTTCAAGATATACAAGAATGGAACAAGGGTGAAAGAAATTCCTGGCAACGACCGTCAAGTGTTGGAAACTTCAGTCAAATTGTACAGCActtga